The stretch of DNA GACATCTTTGGCCCCCGGTGCCATCAGGAAACTCAGGCGATCCTGCCCGGCAAATACGATTTCACTGTAAGGATTGTCATAACAAACAGCAATATCAAACTCACCCGCAAAGGCGACCAGTTTGTTTAAAAAGTCCATTGTGGCGCAAGCGCCAGTCGGATTGTTCGGATAGTTCAGGAACATCGCAGTGGCTTTTCTGGCCACGTCCTTGGGGATGTCTTCCAGCACCGGCAAATAATGGTTCTGCGGGAGGATGGGCACATTGTAAGGAACACCCTCTCCCATCAGGATACTGGATCGATACGCCGGATAGCCGGGGTCGGTCATCAGTACGACATCCCCGGGATTGACGCGTGCCAGCACAAAGTGATGACAGCCCTCCTTGGAACCGATAAGTCCAAGAATTTCATTTTCGGGATTCAGGCTGACGCCGTAACGCTCCCCGTACCAGCGGGCAATTTCTTTGCGGAAAGCAAGCATACCCTTTTCCTCATCGGTGGGATACCGGTGATTTTGAGGGTCGTGGGCACTGCGGCACAATTCATCAATAACGGAATTCGGGGTGGCTTCCACCGGGTCTCCGATCGCAAGTGATATCACATCGACGCCTGCGGCTTTGGCCTGATTTATTTTTTTCCTCAATTCCATGAATAAATATGGGGGTATTTTTTTTAATCTATCCGCAGTCTGCACTGTTCAAACCTCCAATTGATATAATTACAGCGGTAATAAAATGATTTAACCCGAGAAAAACATCATCTTGAAATGTTTCCGGATTCTATGCCTTGCCATGCCCGCACTGAATGATGAAAAGGCTATGAGACCATACTTCTATCCCCCCTGTGGACAAGGGAACGAGACTATTTATAGGCCTCTTCAAAAAGAAGTCCTTGATAAACCATTTTCACTTTCCCTTCAAGGTAAATTTCCTCAAAACGGTCATCCCGGCGGGTGAAATAGACTCGTAAAACTTCGCCGCTTTGCACGGTTACATCTACCGGAGAATCCACAAGCCCGCGTCCTGCGGCGGCTAGGACTGAGGCGACAACACCGGTACCGCAGGCGAGCGTTTCATCTTCCACGCCCCGCTCATAGGTGCGAACTTTCATTTTCTGCCGTTCTGTCACACGGGCAAAATTGGCATTCGTGCCCCTCGGCTGGAAAGAGCCATGCCGGCGGATCTGCCGTCCCGTCCCGACGACGGCGCAGGTTTCCAAATCATCCACAAATGAAACGGCGTGCGGCACTCCGGTATCGATAAGATCCAGAAGACACGAACTGCCGTTCAATATGATTTCCCGGGCGATTTCCAAAGAGGATGGATCGGTAAGACGAACCTTCACATTGTCGTCAAAAACCTCGGCGGTAACAATGCCGGCATCCGTCTCAATGGACATTTTCGGTCCGGCAATACTGTTGAAATATGCAAAACGGGCCGCGCAACGGCTGCCATTGCCGCACATTTCGGCCACGCTGCCGTCTGAATTAAAAAAACGCCACTTAAAATCAGCAACCTCAGATGGTTCAATCAGAAAAAGCCCGTCCGCACCGACGGAAACCTTTCTCTGACAAATCCGGCGAACAAAAACCGGCAGATCAATAATCTGCAGTGAGAGATCGCGGTTGTCAATGATGATGAAGTCATTGCCGCTGCCGCTCATTTTATAAAATTCAATAAAACGCGATTCATCAATCTTCATGTTTTCACCTGTTGAATATCTGCCAATCGCAACCCATAGAGCTTAAAAATATGCGGGCTTGCAGATGACTTCTCGAATTTTCACGTCGAGGAACGAACTGGTATTGGCCGGCTGTAAAACCAGGGCTGTGTCGATTCCGGAAGACGATCCCCCTGTGGAGATGATGTTTTTATCCACCTGCACGCATCCGGCATCCGCCGCCATCAGAGCGGCTTCTACCGCCACTTTCGTGCCCTGACCAAAAATTCGCAACGCGTAAGCGATGATTTCATCAACCTGATACGTTCCCAGTTTCCTGCGCACCGAGCGTCCAACTCCGCCAAATGCGTGCGCGGCTGTAACCACCTGCATTCCCATGGCGAGCAGTCTGCTGCGCGTGGCTTCCTTCATCAGCTGCTCGTTGGGCTTTTTAAACCCGTATACCGTAGTGACAGCAACAATTTTTGCGGGATCAATTATTTTAGCCGCCATGAGCGCGCTTTTGCCGGAATAGGTCGGAATAATAATTCCGGATATATCCGGCCGGGCGGCTCTCAGACAAACGATCTCCAGGGCCTGACGGGTGTTTACGGCG from Deltaproteobacteria bacterium HGW-Deltaproteobacteria-6 encodes:
- a CDS encoding LL-diaminopimelate aminotransferase (produces methionine from 2-keto-4-methylthiobutyrate and glutamine in vitro; mutations do not affect methionine salvage in vivo however), with amino-acid sequence MQTADRLKKIPPYLFMELRKKINQAKAAGVDVISLAIGDPVEATPNSVIDELCRSAHDPQNHRYPTDEEKGMLAFRKEIARWYGERYGVSLNPENEILGLIGSKEGCHHFVLARVNPGDVVLMTDPGYPAYRSSILMGEGVPYNVPILPQNHYLPVLEDIPKDVARKATAMFLNYPNNPTGACATMDFLNKLVAFAGEFDIAVCYDNPYSEIVFAGQDRLSFLMAPGAKDVGVELNSLSKPFNMCGWRLGMACGNPDLIAGISKVKENTDSGIFNAVQYAGIQALHNEAGFIEEMLSIYGRRRELVLKTLKKIGIDFNPPRGTFYLWVPAPEGLTSLEFTNRLFDKTAVVVASGTAYGQYGEGFVRISLTVPDERLREAMGRIEKEFTK
- a CDS encoding diaminopimelate epimerase, which codes for MKIDESRFIEFYKMSGSGNDFIIIDNRDLSLQIIDLPVFVRRICQRKVSVGADGLFLIEPSEVADFKWRFFNSDGSVAEMCGNGSRCAARFAYFNSIAGPKMSIETDAGIVTAEVFDDNVKVRLTDPSSLEIAREIILNGSSCLLDLIDTGVPHAVSFVDDLETCAVVGTGRQIRRHGSFQPRGTNANFARVTERQKMKVRTYERGVEDETLACGTGVVASVLAAAGRGLVDSPVDVTVQSGEVLRVYFTRRDDRFEEIYLEGKVKMVYQGLLFEEAYK